The Leptospira sp. WS39.C2 genome contains a region encoding:
- a CDS encoding sodium:solute symporter family protein, giving the protein MNFQAIFILCYLLTTIAIGVYAAKKVKNSKDFILAGRSLPLPISTAALFATWFGSETILGSSVEFAKGGFLAVIQDPFGGALCLFLLGLVFAKYLYRMQILTFGDFYKNRYGKKMEFIAGICLIFSYFGWVAAQFVALGIMVQILFGINQFTAIVIGACLVVFYTYLGGMWSVSLTDFFQSISIIIGLVVVLFELNGIKPIWSTIAEKPEGFFRFFPESNYHAWTLYLSAWMVVGFGSLPQQDIFQRVMSAKSEKVAIRASYLSSILYLLFAMIPLFLGLHAKSLIPNFDLNADTGQLLIPTMISKFASPWVQVLFFSALISAILSTASGAILAPSSILSENILKYAFKNMNDKKLLLLSRMSVLIIALISFLLAVGKPSIYALVEDSGGISLVTLFIPMVFGLMSQRADERSALFSLFVGILTWLLLEIYGDDMTSHFYGTIASLIAILIGMYCFPKSEKSQVTK; this is encoded by the coding sequence ATGAATTTCCAGGCCATATTCATCCTTTGTTACCTGCTTACCACGATAGCGATAGGAGTGTATGCAGCAAAAAAAGTAAAAAACTCAAAAGACTTTATTTTAGCGGGAAGGAGTTTACCTCTCCCCATTTCAACAGCAGCCCTTTTTGCCACATGGTTTGGAAGTGAAACCATCCTTGGTTCTTCTGTAGAATTTGCAAAAGGTGGATTTTTAGCCGTCATCCAAGACCCGTTTGGTGGTGCGCTTTGTTTATTTTTACTTGGATTGGTATTTGCAAAGTATCTCTATCGTATGCAAATCCTTACCTTCGGTGATTTTTACAAAAATCGTTATGGTAAAAAGATGGAATTCATAGCGGGGATTTGTTTGATTTTCTCTTATTTTGGCTGGGTTGCTGCTCAGTTTGTAGCACTGGGAATCATGGTTCAAATTCTTTTTGGCATCAATCAATTCACAGCCATTGTGATTGGGGCTTGTCTTGTTGTGTTTTATACCTACTTAGGTGGAATGTGGTCGGTTTCGCTTACCGATTTTTTCCAATCTATCTCCATAATCATTGGACTTGTTGTAGTACTTTTTGAACTCAATGGAATCAAACCGATTTGGTCTACGATTGCCGAAAAACCAGAAGGTTTTTTTCGATTTTTTCCTGAATCGAATTACCATGCCTGGACTCTTTATTTATCTGCTTGGATGGTTGTAGGATTCGGATCCCTTCCGCAACAAGATATATTCCAAAGAGTGATGTCTGCAAAATCAGAAAAAGTAGCCATCCGTGCATCCTATTTATCTTCTATATTATATTTGTTATTTGCTATGATTCCATTGTTTTTAGGACTTCATGCCAAAAGTTTAATCCCTAATTTTGATCTCAATGCAGATACAGGACAACTCCTTATCCCAACTATGATCTCTAAGTTCGCAAGTCCCTGGGTTCAGGTTTTGTTTTTTTCAGCACTTATTTCGGCAATTTTATCAACTGCATCGGGAGCAATCCTTGCTCCATCTTCAATACTATCAGAGAATATTCTTAAATACGCATTTAAGAATATGAATGATAAAAAGTTACTTTTACTTTCGAGAATGTCAGTTCTCATTATCGCACTAATTTCATTTTTGTTGGCCGTAGGAAAACCATCTATTTATGCGCTCGTAGAAGATTCGGGTGGAATCTCTCTTGTTACTTTATTCATTCCGATGGTATTCGGGTTAATGAGTCAAAGAGCCGATGAACGATCGGCATTATTTTCTTTATTTGTGGGAATTCTAACTTGGCTTTTATTAGAAATTTACGGAGACGATATGACTAGCCACTTCTACGGAACCATCGCAAGCCTTATCGCCATCCTCATTGGAATGTACTGTTTTCCTAAGTCAGAGAAATCTCAAGTAACCAAGTAA
- the ptsP gene encoding phosphoenolpyruvate--protein phosphotransferase — MEEKTTFKGISAYPGTVYGKVFRWKQSKRKREDRTDLSPEEIKDEVDLLKKGLQKTEDDLADLVQKSKQNRELSEILESQIVFLNDPLFRARVFERIAQNKESAGLALETAVSSLYDEFQSIPDEFFRERADHLLDIGKRIESNLYPEKGTEPTIIPEDVILIAKEITPSEMIQLGKSRLRGIATDFGGKTGHTAIIARNYGIPTIVGLKNITSHVEDDDYILLDATKGILNRSPGIEEIKLAGIKSEIKKTIPIREISDGPKELKTKDGKKFTLRANIDSEDEVDTAFLQGADGIGLVRTEILFIRYVEFKPTEEEQFTVYKRILLKMVGRPVTFRVWDIGADKMENGYEEENPFLGNRGIRYLLRHPHIFKEQLRALLRASEFGTMRIMLPMITTRSEILQTKVLMLECLEELKNAGLVITKKIPLGIMVETPACALNLPFLGNHVDFYSIGTNDLLQYLLAVERNNHLVGDLYNPWQVVFLLLLKNIVEVANSQKKPISICGEIGSDPMFTAVLIGLGIRDLSSALPLMKEVAEKVTEISTWKAKLLAEQVITLAGEEKFDEIETLVLETKG, encoded by the coding sequence ATGGAAGAAAAAACCACATTTAAGGGCATCTCTGCTTACCCAGGTACTGTGTACGGAAAAGTATTTCGTTGGAAACAATCCAAGCGGAAGCGGGAAGATCGTACCGACCTAAGCCCAGAAGAAATCAAGGATGAAGTCGACCTTTTAAAAAAAGGCCTACAGAAAACAGAAGATGATCTCGCAGACCTCGTACAAAAATCCAAACAAAACAGGGAACTTTCTGAAATTTTAGAGTCCCAAATTGTATTTTTGAATGACCCTCTCTTTCGAGCCCGGGTTTTTGAAAGGATCGCACAAAACAAAGAATCAGCAGGACTTGCCCTTGAAACTGCCGTCAGTTCTTTGTATGATGAATTCCAATCCATCCCAGACGAATTCTTTCGAGAACGAGCTGATCATTTACTTGATATTGGAAAGAGGATTGAATCCAATTTATATCCGGAAAAAGGAACAGAACCTACCATCATCCCAGAGGATGTCATCCTCATCGCAAAAGAAATCACTCCATCCGAAATGATCCAACTAGGTAAGTCTAGATTACGCGGAATTGCTACCGACTTTGGTGGGAAAACAGGACACACTGCCATCATTGCAAGGAATTACGGCATACCCACAATCGTTGGTTTAAAAAACATCACCTCACACGTAGAAGATGATGATTACATACTACTGGATGCAACAAAAGGCATTCTGAACCGTTCTCCTGGGATTGAAGAAATCAAACTTGCAGGGATCAAAAGTGAAATCAAAAAAACAATCCCAATCCGAGAGATAAGCGACGGACCGAAAGAACTTAAAACAAAGGATGGTAAAAAATTTACCCTTCGTGCCAATATTGATTCAGAAGATGAGGTTGATACTGCGTTCCTCCAAGGTGCTGATGGGATTGGACTTGTGCGCACAGAAATTTTATTCATTCGGTATGTGGAATTCAAACCAACGGAAGAAGAACAGTTTACCGTTTACAAACGAATCTTACTCAAAATGGTGGGTCGGCCAGTGACCTTTCGTGTTTGGGACATTGGTGCGGATAAAATGGAAAATGGATATGAAGAAGAAAATCCATTTCTTGGAAACCGTGGCATTCGTTACTTACTCCGCCACCCTCATATATTTAAAGAACAACTTCGAGCCCTTCTTCGTGCCAGTGAATTTGGAACCATGAGGATCATGTTGCCAATGATCACAACAAGGTCAGAAATCTTACAAACAAAAGTATTGATGTTAGAGTGTTTAGAAGAATTAAAAAATGCAGGCCTTGTTATCACAAAAAAAATTCCTCTAGGGATTATGGTGGAAACTCCTGCCTGTGCCTTAAACTTACCTTTTCTTGGAAATCACGTAGATTTTTATAGCATTGGAACAAATGATTTACTCCAATACTTACTTGCAGTGGAGCGTAACAACCATTTGGTGGGAGATTTATATAACCCTTGGCAAGTAGTCTTTTTATTACTCTTAAAAAACATTGTGGAAGTTGCAAACTCACAAAAAAAACCCATCAGTATCTGTGGTGAAATAGGAAGTGATCCTATGTTCACAGCCGTTCTCATTGGACTTGGGATCCGGGATTTGAGTTCAGCACTCCCTCTCATGAAGGAAGTGGCAGAAAAAGTAACAGAGATCTCCACTTGGAAGGCAAAATTACTGGCTGAACAAGTGATCACACTTGCTGGTGAAGAGAAATTTGATGAAATTGAGACCCTTGTTTTAGAAACCAAAGGCTAA
- a CDS encoding MlaD family protein: MPTIGRALIVGLLFIFSLVAVGYFTIVTEGGPFQKSGYQLPVYFPDAEGIKIGNKVTIHGVPFGYVSKIRLVQIDELGNLLPEGETGIGTKVELTLLLKGKVQLFSNYEITIKNESLLSGRVVSLDPGSKFPVDPKTKEYLMTEEPLSKIEISPRSGKLLPIQGKVTQDPLVSLSELIAENRSDIRKTVQNIANITGKINEGQGTLGKLINESDVHKSVNTTLGDAQVVLKELREGLEDTREQAPVTSFIRSALSAF; encoded by the coding sequence ATGCCTACCATAGGTCGTGCTCTCATTGTTGGTCTTTTGTTTATATTTTCTCTCGTGGCCGTTGGTTATTTCACGATTGTTACGGAAGGTGGACCCTTTCAAAAATCGGGATACCAACTTCCTGTTTATTTCCCAGATGCCGAAGGGATCAAAATTGGGAATAAAGTCACAATCCATGGGGTTCCCTTTGGGTATGTATCCAAAATCCGTTTGGTGCAAATTGACGAATTGGGCAATTTATTACCAGAAGGGGAAACTGGGATCGGAACAAAGGTGGAACTCACCTTACTCCTGAAGGGCAAGGTCCAACTCTTTTCTAATTACGAAATCACCATCAAAAATGAAAGTTTGTTGTCTGGCCGTGTTGTTTCCCTAGACCCAGGTTCAAAATTCCCTGTGGATCCCAAAACGAAGGAATACCTGATGACGGAAGAACCTTTGAGTAAAATTGAGATCTCTCCAAGGTCTGGAAAACTTTTACCCATCCAAGGAAAAGTTACCCAAGACCCACTTGTATCTTTATCAGAGCTCATAGCAGAAAATAGATCCGACATCCGTAAAACCGTCCAAAATATCGCAAATATCACTGGTAAAATCAATGAAGGCCAAGGAACCCTTGGAAAACTCATCAATGAAAGTGATGTCCACAAATCAGTAAACACGACCCTCGGAGATGCCCAAGTGGTTCTAAAAGAACTCCGGGAAGGTCTGGAAGATACAAGGGAACAAGCTCCCGTTACTAGTTTCATTCGTTCTGCCCTCAGTGCTTTTTAG
- a CDS encoding exodeoxyribonuclease VII small subunit — MAEKKTISFEEAIRELEDIAEKLERGTLSLEDSIIAYERGMELKKICSERLVDAEAKIEFLTKAPSGEVVKSTVKKKKDESPSKPVEEDLF; from the coding sequence ATGGCAGAGAAAAAAACAATTAGTTTTGAAGAAGCAATCCGTGAATTGGAAGACATTGCTGAAAAATTGGAGAGAGGAACTTTATCCTTAGAAGACTCCATCATTGCCTATGAACGAGGCATGGAATTAAAAAAAATCTGTTCAGAACGATTAGTGGATGCAGAAGCTAAAATTGAATTTTTAACTAAAGCACCTAGTGGCGAAGTGGTTAAGTCCACAGTGAAAAAAAAGAAGGACGAATCACCTTCTAAACCAGTGGAAGAAGATTTATTCTAA
- a CDS encoding cob(I)yrinic acid a,c-diamide adenosyltransferase has translation MKIYTKFGDGGQTYLASGKKVSKTDRRVDLYGTCDELNSTIGLALSLGKKDKLDQMFLEHLQNIQSFLFEIGSELAGYVPKEAKDGTVVNADDVKVLESEIDRLMETLPEIKFFILPGGTPFSSTLHIARTVCRRLERDLLVYIESGGEIHNDLRIYINRLSDYLFVAARFVNFSLGQEETIWKSRTKTN, from the coding sequence TTGAAAATCTACACCAAATTTGGCGATGGCGGACAAACGTATTTAGCTTCTGGGAAAAAGGTCTCGAAGACTGACAGAAGGGTGGATTTGTATGGAACTTGCGATGAGTTGAATAGTACCATTGGACTTGCCCTTTCCCTTGGAAAAAAAGACAAACTCGACCAAATGTTTTTAGAACATTTGCAAAACATCCAAAGTTTTCTTTTTGAAATAGGTTCGGAACTTGCGGGTTATGTGCCGAAGGAAGCCAAGGACGGTACTGTTGTAAATGCAGACGATGTCAAAGTTTTAGAATCTGAAATTGATCGATTGATGGAAACTCTTCCCGAAATCAAATTTTTTATTCTACCTGGTGGCACTCCGTTTTCCAGTACCTTACACATCGCTCGCACAGTTTGTAGAAGGTTAGAACGAGACTTACTTGTATACATTGAATCGGGAGGAGAAATCCATAACGATCTCAGGATTTATATCAATCGTTTGTCGGACTATTTGTTTGTAGCTGCCCGTTTTGTAAATTTTTCATTAGGGCAAGAGGAAACCATTTGGAAAAGCCGAACGAAAACAAACTAG
- a CDS encoding MlaE family ABC transporter permease: MILLYRKTIEPLLYAIGYTVLLLFRALGQSYHLYFKRREILEQMFIAGVGSLFVVSIVSIFTGMILGLNTGLGLRDFGAEGQIGLLLTITLTREMSPFMTSLILAASVGSAMAAEIGTMKVSEEIDALEVMSISPVRYLVMPRIVGFSLMVPVLCVYSAALGILGGGIVGHFQLGIDMISYFQDVYYRISSVPGLKDLYVGLLKGYVFGLSIATISCSQGLRTEGGAIGVGQTTRKAVVTSFLMVIFSGYVLTALFYK; the protein is encoded by the coding sequence ATGATCTTACTCTATCGTAAAACCATTGAACCATTATTATATGCCATTGGGTATACAGTTCTTTTATTGTTCCGAGCTCTAGGCCAATCCTACCATTTGTATTTCAAACGCCGAGAAATCTTAGAACAGATGTTTATTGCAGGGGTTGGTTCACTCTTTGTCGTTTCTATTGTATCGATTTTCACTGGGATGATTCTTGGGTTAAACACAGGCCTTGGCTTACGAGACTTTGGGGCAGAAGGACAAATTGGACTCCTACTTACCATTACACTTACTAGAGAGATGTCTCCTTTTATGACCTCACTCATCCTTGCGGCTTCTGTTGGATCGGCTATGGCAGCGGAAATTGGAACAATGAAAGTCTCAGAAGAAATTGATGCTTTAGAGGTGATGTCAATTAGTCCTGTACGGTATTTAGTAATGCCTAGGATTGTCGGTTTTTCTCTCATGGTGCCAGTGCTTTGTGTGTATTCGGCCGCACTAGGGATCTTAGGTGGTGGAATTGTCGGGCATTTCCAATTGGGCATTGATATGATTAGTTATTTCCAAGATGTTTATTATAGAATCTCATCTGTTCCAGGCCTAAAAGATTTGTATGTGGGTCTACTGAAAGGGTATGTTTTTGGTTTGTCCATCGCTACCATTTCTTGTAGCCAAGGACTTCGGACAGAAGGTGGAGCCATTGGAGTCGGCCAAACAACAAGAAAAGCTGTTGTCACTTCCTTTCTCATGGTCATTTTTTCTGGTTATGTGCTCACAGCACTCTTCTATAAATAA
- the lpxC gene encoding UDP-3-O-acyl-N-acetylglucosamine deacetylase, whose product MQTVIHRKTIQNSITLKGIGVHSGKVVTLRLHPAEANTGLIFYLYKGIQKIRIPVSLDHVVDTSNATTIGDGSSNRVQTIEHLLAAVHTLGITDCIFEIDSVEVPIMDGSSLPFWEGIRSAGIRVLEETVEPITITNPIWVVDGDKYLVMLPSDELKVTYSIDFNHPLLRGQSYTTTLDESILGTDILPARTFGFLKDVEALQARGLAMGGSLDNAVVLTDDGYLNDHLRYDNECVRHKILDLVGDLAVMGRPFRGHLIASKAGHALDISLAKCIMSQVTGNELTQYKSKRIPLFSKKEATR is encoded by the coding sequence ATGCAAACCGTGATCCATCGAAAAACGATCCAAAACTCGATTACTCTCAAGGGAATTGGCGTACATTCAGGAAAAGTGGTGACACTTCGCCTCCATCCAGCCGAGGCAAATACTGGTCTTATATTTTATCTTTACAAAGGCATCCAAAAGATCCGAATTCCCGTTTCTTTAGACCATGTTGTGGACACAAGTAATGCCACTACCATTGGGGACGGAAGTTCCAATCGGGTGCAAACCATAGAACACTTACTTGCTGCTGTCCATACCCTTGGCATTACGGATTGTATTTTTGAAATTGATTCCGTAGAAGTTCCCATTATGGATGGATCTTCCCTCCCTTTTTGGGAAGGAATTCGTTCTGCAGGGATTCGGGTTCTGGAAGAAACCGTAGAACCAATCACCATCACAAATCCTATTTGGGTAGTTGACGGGGACAAATACCTAGTCATGCTCCCTTCCGATGAATTAAAAGTCACTTATAGCATCGATTTTAACCACCCTCTCCTCAGAGGCCAATCTTACACCACAACACTTGACGAATCAATCCTTGGGACAGACATCCTCCCAGCCCGAACTTTCGGGTTTTTAAAGGATGTGGAAGCCCTCCAAGCAAGAGGCCTTGCTATGGGTGGATCCCTCGACAATGCAGTTGTTCTCACAGACGATGGGTATCTAAATGACCACCTGCGTTATGATAATGAGTGTGTTCGCCATAAGATCCTAGATCTCGTCGGTGATCTTGCCGTCATGGGCCGTCCATTCCGTGGCCACCTCATCGCCTCCAAAGCGGGCCATGCCTTGGACATTTCGCTTGCGAAGTGCATCATGAGCCAAGTCACGGGAAACGAACTCACTCAGTACAAAAGCAAACGGATCCCACTTTTCTCCAAAAAAGAAGCCACTCGCTAA
- a CDS encoding ABC transporter ATP-binding protein → MEPFAIEMKNVHKAFGKRKILRGMNIQVKQGETMVILGPSGTGKSVSLKHITGLLDPDEGDCFIFGESIVHANEKKREELRSKLGVLFQSGALINWLTVYENVALPLREHKIASGAELDRIVMEKLQWLDLVPAKDTLPSNISGGMKKRVGLARALTSQPKIVMYDEPTSGLDPVMSNVINDLVIRLQKELGLTSIVVTHDMNSAYRIADRISFLYEGKVLFCGTPEEIQTSKDPVIQQFIHGNTVGPMILDHSELKKGKSN, encoded by the coding sequence ATGGAACCATTTGCCATCGAAATGAAAAATGTTCACAAAGCTTTCGGCAAAAGAAAGATATTACGTGGCATGAATATCCAAGTGAAACAAGGGGAAACTATGGTGATCCTTGGACCTTCGGGTACTGGAAAATCGGTAAGCCTCAAACACATTACAGGCCTACTTGACCCCGACGAAGGAGACTGTTTTATCTTTGGTGAATCGATTGTCCATGCCAATGAAAAAAAAAGGGAAGAGTTACGCTCTAAGTTAGGTGTCCTTTTCCAATCGGGTGCCCTCATCAATTGGCTCACCGTTTATGAAAATGTGGCCCTTCCCTTACGGGAACATAAAATTGCATCAGGTGCAGAACTCGACCGGATCGTGATGGAAAAATTACAATGGTTAGACTTAGTTCCTGCCAAAGACACTCTACCCAGTAATATTTCTGGTGGGATGAAAAAACGTGTTGGCCTCGCCCGTGCCCTCACTTCCCAACCCAAAATTGTAATGTATGATGAACCAACTTCGGGCCTTGACCCAGTGATGTCAAATGTCATCAATGATCTTGTCATCCGTTTGCAGAAAGAACTTGGTCTAACATCCATTGTGGTCACACATGATATGAACTCAGCATACCGGATTGCCGATCGGATTAGTTTTTTGTATGAAGGAAAGGTACTCTTTTGTGGGACACCTGAAGAAATCCAAACATCCAAAGATCCAGTCATCCAACAGTTCATCCATGGGAATACAGTGGGCCCTATGATCCTCGACCACTCTGAATTAAAAAAAGGAAAATCCAATTGA
- a CDS encoding flagellin codes for MIINHNISALVAKRALTNTSRDMDKSMEHLATGMRINRPGDDSLGFSVSEKLRSQIRALGQAERNTQDGMSFLQVTEGSLDQVNSILQRLRELSVQSANGIYSNEDRQLVQLEVSQLVEEVERIGTSAEFNKVRPLDGRFSRAGKNPMTLQVGANGSEKIEVYINTMTSSSLKLKQAGNKLTLSTPNKASDSLQVLDDAINRVNRLRSDLGAYYNRLDLTLKSLSNNYVNMVSSESQIRDADMATEMVEYSKNQILTKSGVAMLAQANLRPESVVKLLTDRY; via the coding sequence ATGATTATCAATCACAACATCAGTGCACTCGTTGCAAAACGGGCACTCACAAACACCAGTCGTGACATGGACAAGTCCATGGAACACCTAGCAACGGGTATGCGAATCAATAGACCAGGGGATGATTCCTTGGGATTCTCCGTATCCGAAAAACTTAGATCCCAAATCCGAGCTTTAGGACAAGCAGAACGAAATACTCAGGATGGTATGTCGTTTTTACAAGTTACGGAAGGATCTTTGGACCAAGTAAACTCCATATTACAGAGATTACGTGAACTTTCCGTGCAATCAGCTAACGGGATATATTCGAATGAGGACAGACAATTAGTCCAATTAGAAGTATCACAGCTTGTTGAAGAAGTGGAAAGGATCGGTACATCTGCGGAGTTTAATAAAGTTAGGCCACTGGATGGTCGATTTTCTCGTGCTGGCAAAAACCCAATGACATTACAAGTGGGTGCAAACGGATCAGAAAAGATTGAAGTTTACATCAATACGATGACAAGCTCTTCTTTAAAACTGAAACAAGCTGGAAACAAGTTGACACTTTCAACTCCAAACAAAGCTTCCGATTCACTCCAAGTATTGGATGATGCCATCAATCGAGTCAATCGCCTTCGGTCGGACTTGGGTGCCTATTACAACCGATTGGATTTAACCTTAAAATCACTGAGTAATAACTATGTGAATATGGTTTCTTCCGAATCACAAATCAGAGATGCAGATATGGCGACGGAAATGGTGGAATATTCCAAAAACCAAATCCTAACCAAATCGGGTGTGGCCATGCTTGCCCAAGCAAATCTCAGACCAGAATCAGTAGTAAAACTCCTCACGGACAGATACTAG
- a CDS encoding peptide MFS transporter, whose protein sequence is MEKPNENKLDSHPKGISSLFLTETWERLSYYGMRALLVLYLVKSLGFTDKDAGTVYAYYTSFVYLTPVIGGYITDRYLSYRFSIYLGSILMLCGHISLAFSDLHYFYLGLCLVAIGNGFFKPNISTLFGRLYKEKPNLRESGFTIFYMGINLGGLLGPIIAGSLGEKVDWHLGFLSAGIGMAIGIVVFYFGSKSLPSYVWEKEKNSQFFDTTTYATSDRQLTKDTISKVSLIGLLSFFSIFFWMAFEQMGTSLNLFALRHTDRQLFGMEIPASLLQSLNPLMILVFGPVLSAFWIRLSKSNRNPNPILKFVFSLFLLGIGFLIMVFAAKEAESGILVSILFLVSVYFWNTLSELCLSPVGLSFVSKMAPVKFASVLMGFWFLCTAFGHYAAGILSGYQREWGSMVQFYGIFVIISWAAAVLLYTIYFWKQKSILSLLEGKDTNSEIAGLPIRASIES, encoded by the coding sequence TTGGAAAAGCCGAACGAAAACAAACTAGATTCCCATCCAAAAGGAATTTCGAGTTTATTCCTCACCGAAACTTGGGAGCGCCTAAGTTATTATGGAATGCGGGCACTCCTCGTTTTGTATCTTGTGAAATCCTTAGGATTTACAGATAAAGATGCAGGCACTGTATATGCTTATTATACAAGTTTTGTTTATTTAACTCCAGTCATTGGAGGATACATTACGGATCGGTATTTGAGTTATCGATTTTCCATTTATTTGGGTAGTATCCTCATGTTATGTGGTCACATATCACTTGCTTTTTCCGACCTACATTATTTTTACCTCGGTTTGTGTTTGGTTGCGATTGGAAATGGTTTTTTTAAACCCAATATTTCCACATTGTTTGGTAGATTGTATAAAGAGAAACCCAATCTTCGGGAAAGTGGGTTTACCATATTTTATATGGGAATCAATTTAGGTGGATTACTTGGACCCATCATCGCAGGAAGCTTAGGTGAAAAAGTCGATTGGCATTTGGGATTTTTATCAGCTGGTATTGGGATGGCAATCGGTATCGTTGTTTTTTATTTTGGGAGTAAGTCGCTACCAAGTTATGTTTGGGAAAAGGAAAAAAATTCGCAATTTTTTGATACAACTACGTATGCAACAAGTGATAGACAATTAACAAAGGATACAATTTCAAAAGTGAGTCTCATTGGTCTTTTGTCATTTTTTAGCATATTTTTTTGGATGGCATTTGAACAGATGGGGACATCTCTCAATTTATTTGCCCTACGCCATACAGACAGGCAATTGTTTGGGATGGAAATCCCAGCTTCCCTCTTACAGTCGTTAAATCCACTAATGATCCTTGTATTTGGTCCTGTCCTTTCTGCTTTTTGGATTCGATTGTCAAAATCCAATCGAAACCCAAACCCAATTTTAAAATTTGTTTTCAGTTTGTTTTTATTAGGAATTGGATTTCTAATTATGGTTTTTGCCGCGAAAGAAGCCGAAAGCGGAATCCTAGTATCAATTTTGTTTTTAGTTTCTGTTTATTTTTGGAATACATTGAGTGAACTTTGTTTGTCACCGGTAGGTTTGTCCTTCGTGAGTAAAATGGCACCAGTTAAATTCGCTTCGGTCCTTATGGGTTTTTGGTTTTTATGCACCGCATTTGGGCATTATGCGGCAGGAATCTTATCAGGATACCAAAGGGAATGGGGGAGTATGGTTCAGTTTTATGGAATTTTTGTCATCATCTCTTGGGCTGCAGCTGTTTTGTTATACACAATCTACTTTTGGAAACAAAAATCCATTTTATCATTACTGGAAGGAAAGGATACAAATTCAGAAATTGCTGGGTTACCGATCCGCGCATCCATTGAATCTTAG
- a CDS encoding D-alanine--D-alanine ligase, producing MSKTKIALFFGGISGEHIISIRSSAFIFATIDREKYDTIPIYIDTNGKFWIPTIGNPVYPDPTGKTESEFSQEFNLKNKINAPSLPTEIASFGFSSAFLGLHGGAGEDGRIQGFLDTMGIPHTGSGVLASALAMDKFRANLLFQTIGIPVAPFLELEKGKADPRKTLLNLPFSYPIFIKPTLGGSSVNTGMAKTAEEAMTLVDKIFVSEDRVLVQKLISGTEVSIGVLEKPEGKKRKAFSLVPTEIRPKSEFFDFEAKYTKGASEEITPAPVGEEITKTLQDFSLKCHEILGCKGYSRTDFIISDGIPYVLETNTLPGMTGTSLIPQQANALGINMKDVFTWLLEISLT from the coding sequence ATGTCAAAAACCAAAATAGCTTTGTTTTTCGGAGGAATCTCCGGTGAACATATCATCTCAATTCGTTCTTCTGCATTTATTTTTGCCACAATCGATAGGGAAAAATACGACACCATTCCAATCTATATTGATACCAATGGAAAATTTTGGATCCCTACGATTGGCAATCCAGTGTATCCTGATCCAACTGGGAAAACGGAATCTGAATTTTCACAAGAATTCAATTTGAAAAACAAAATTAATGCACCCAGTTTGCCAACTGAAATTGCATCGTTTGGATTTTCATCCGCCTTTCTGGGATTACACGGTGGTGCTGGAGAAGATGGAAGGATCCAAGGATTTTTGGATACAATGGGAATCCCTCACACAGGTTCTGGGGTTCTTGCTTCAGCTCTTGCTATGGATAAATTCAGAGCCAATCTTTTATTCCAAACCATTGGAATTCCTGTAGCTCCATTTTTAGAATTGGAAAAAGGAAAAGCAGATCCAAGGAAAACTTTATTAAATTTACCTTTTTCCTATCCAATATTTATAAAACCAACCTTAGGTGGTTCAAGTGTGAATACTGGAATGGCAAAAACGGCAGAAGAAGCGATGACCCTTGTTGATAAAATTTTTGTATCAGAAGATCGTGTTCTTGTCCAAAAACTAATTTCTGGAACGGAAGTATCTATTGGCGTTTTAGAAAAACCAGAAGGAAAAAAACGAAAAGCCTTTTCCCTTGTCCCAACAGAAATTCGACCTAAATCAGAATTTTTTGATTTTGAAGCCAAATACACAAAAGGTGCTAGTGAAGAAATCACACCAGCACCAGTGGGAGAAGAAATAACCAAAACCTTGCAAGACTTCAGTTTAAAATGCCATGAAATACTTGGTTGTAAGGGGTATTCCCGTACGGATTTTATCATATCCGATGGGATACCTTATGTACTAGAGACAAACACACTCCCTGGAATGACTGGAACAAGTCTCATCCCCCAACAAGCAAATGCATTAGGAATTAATATGAAAGATGTATTTACTTGGTTACTTGAGATTTCTCTGACTTAG